A genomic stretch from Candidatus Bathyarchaeota archaeon includes:
- a CDS encoding DUF3795 domain-containing protein: MQVTHENNNYLWVQLFKIDCGVSITTLQKCMLVCSLKKRKTYLKHQPSNFPFETVPPMSDKPSLVGYCGLYCGACAIYQRMIKNRALQLLEVLNAYQFREIAKEAKEWDPNLEYYPQFEGVLQSLMKTFGECPGCLAGGGPPVCVIRDCCKESGFSTCAECDKMPCDKLEPQIQGYRGHLAMLRRIREIGTKKWTEEMERKVKEGFSYIEVMTKSEK, from the coding sequence ATGCAGGTAACACACGAAAACAACAATTACCTCTGGGTACAGTTATTCAAAATCGACTGCGGCGTATCGATTACCACCCTGCAAAAGTGTATGCTCGTTTGCTCTTTGAAAAAGAGAAAAACCTATTTGAAGCATCAACCATCTAATTTTCCATTTGAGACGGTGCCACCCATGAGTGATAAGCCATCTTTAGTTGGATATTGCGGTCTTTATTGTGGTGCATGTGCGATTTATCAGCGCATGATCAAGAACAGAGCCCTACAACTACTCGAAGTATTAAATGCCTATCAATTTCGGGAAATAGCGAAGGAAGCCAAAGAATGGGACCCAAATCTTGAGTACTACCCACAGTTCGAAGGAGTTCTGCAATCTCTGATGAAAACGTTTGGAGAATGCCCTGGCTGCCTAGCAGGAGGTGGACCACCAGTTTGCGTGATTAGAGATTGTTGTAAGGAAAGTGGATTTTCCACATGTGCAGAGTGTGACAAGATGCCTTGTGACAAACTTGAACCGCAGATTCAAGGTTACCGCGGACATTTAGCTATGCTTCGCAGAATCAGAGAAATAGGAACAAAAAAGTGGACTGAGGAGATGGAAAGGAAAGTCAAAGAAGGTTTCTCTTACATCGAAGTCATGACAAAGAGTGAAAAATAG
- a CDS encoding isoprenylcysteine carboxylmethyltransferase family protein, with product MPRRNKEFRVAGIKQLLLAYVMLVIQMTIFFISAGHVDGPRPWIFFGASFVYCSASTVVQYKLNPELLVQRLKRKREGSKLWDEILMRVSNLMVLIAVPAVAGWDIGRFQSPGLDVPFVAVGFVLFIVSTILLNWAMVVNPHFEPTVRIQKDRDHKVITSGPYKRVRHPGYLAGILFVLSIPLIMGSVFTLIPSGIYSLLMMIRTSLEDRTLHKKLDGYSEYAKRVRYRLFPEIW from the coding sequence ATGCCAAGAAGAAATAAAGAGTTCAGAGTAGCTGGAATCAAGCAGCTTTTGCTAGCCTATGTAATGCTTGTTATTCAAATGACGATCTTCTTCATTTCTGCTGGTCATGTTGACGGGCCTCGACCGTGGATATTCTTTGGTGCCTCCTTTGTCTACTGTTCTGCAAGCACAGTAGTTCAGTACAAACTTAACCCAGAACTTCTTGTTCAAAGGCTTAAGAGAAAAAGAGAAGGTTCAAAATTATGGGACGAGATATTGATGCGAGTGAGCAATCTCATGGTTCTGATTGCTGTGCCTGCAGTAGCTGGATGGGATATAGGTAGGTTTCAATCGCCAGGCCTCGATGTTCCGTTTGTAGCAGTGGGTTTTGTGTTGTTCATTGTTTCAACTATTCTTCTCAATTGGGCTATGGTAGTGAACCCGCATTTTGAACCAACAGTTCGAATTCAAAAAGACAGAGACCATAAGGTGATAACAAGTGGACCCTATAAGAGAGTGAGACATCCCGGCTATCTGGCAGGAATTCTGTTTGTTTTATCGATTCCTCTAATAATGGGGTCTGTTTTCACGTTGATTCCTTCAGGAATTTATTCGCTTTTGATGATGATCCGCACTTCGTTGGAAGACAGAACACTTCATAAAAAATTAGATGGATACTCAGAATACGCTAAACGGGTCAGATATAGACTATTTCCTGAAATCTGGTAG